Below is a genomic region from Fusobacterium perfoetens.
GTCATATAATCCATTATCAGCCTCGTCATTATCATGATATGCAAAAGATATTACATCAGTTGGCATATCTTTTCCTCTAAAATCTCTATTTACTCTTTGAATTTCTTCATTACCTGTTAAAAGAACTGAAACATAAACTTCTCTGTCACTTTCATATTCTTTTGTCAATACATCTATTATATATTTTTCAATATCTTCATAGACTATCTCATTTTCAAAACCTTCAATGTCCATTCCTAAATCTAAATTAATTTTCATCTGTTTTATTTTCCTCACTTTCTTTTTCTTGTCCAGGATATTTTATTCTTACGTGGTGGATACCAATTATTGTTTTTGTAAAGACTTTTATAATTGTTTCTATATCTTTAAAAGTCAGATCAGCATCTTTTAATTGTCCGTCTTCAAGTTTATTAAAGATAATTTTTCTAATCATTTCTTCAATATTATTATAAGTTTTATGTTCGATACTTCTTACTGCTGCCTCTATTGAGTCTGCTAACATAATTATCGCAGATTCTTTTGTTTTTGGTTTTGGTCCACTGTATCTAAAATCATCTTCTCTTACATTTTCATCTAAACTTTTAGCTTTATTATAGAAATATGCCAAGAATGTTGTTCCGTGATGTTCAAGCATTATATCTCTTATCTCTCTTGGAACTTTATATTTTTTTGCCATTTCAAAACCATCTTTTGTATGAGCAAGAATTACTAAAGCACTTAAAAATGGAGATATTTTGTCATGAGGATTTTCTCCCCCCTCTTGATTTTCTACATAAAATTTTGGTCTTTTCATTTTTCCAATGTCGTGATAATAACTTGCAACCCTTGTAAATATTGGATCAGCTCCAATTGCCTCAGCTGCTGCCTCAGATACAGCTGCTACCATCATTGAATGATAAAAAGTTCCTGGAGTTTTTACTGACAAATCTCTTAAAAGTGGATTTGATAGATCTCCAAGTTCCAAAAGTTTAAATGATGATAAAATATTAAAACTTCTCTCTAAGTAAGGGACTATCGCAAGAGTTAAAACTCCTGAAAATATTCCTGCAAGAATTATTTTTGTAGAGTCTAAAAGCACTGTTTCAGATACTCCAAAAGTTAAAAATGTTATTGAAAAATAAATTATTAATTTTACAATAGCAAGTTGAATACCTAAATTTATAAATTGTACTCTTGTTTTTACACTTCCCAAAAATCTTGTTGCAAAAAGTATTGTAAGAAGTGTTATTACAAAATATACCATATCATAATTTATCATTGGGGTAATATATATAAGAGCTATTATTCCAAAGTAAAAAGCATAGGCTGAGTTTACCAAGATTTGAAGTAGGAAAAATCCTGTTTCAAATGGTATTAGATATAAATAATCTTTTCCAAAAAATCTAAATATAAAGAATAAAAGTGCAAACACTAAGAATGTTGCTCCGTAGATATTTTTATTAGATAACTCTTTTTTAAATTTTGTAGTAACTATATTATAAGCTATAACTGAAACTGTTATTAGATAAATTCCTGTTACAGAAAATCTTAAAACAGTTTCTGCAAAAGAATAAATACCAAGTGCATTTAATACTTGAATTTTTTCTTTATTTAAAAGTTCACCTTTTTTTAGAACCAACTCTCCAGCTTTTACTGTTGTATATTGGTCTTCTATTCCATCAACTCTCTTTTTTATCTCAAATTTAGTTCTCTCTCTGTCATAAACATAGTTTGGGAAAGTAAAGATATCCAAAACTTTAAATTCTATATTTGAAAGCTCTTTATCTTTAAAATCTTTATCAGCCATTGTTGTGATAAAAGTTTCTCCCTCTCTTATTCCGTGAGAATAAACCTTATCCAATATATCCATCAAATCTTTTCTTTGAGAATTTATCTCTCTTTTTGACAGATCTAAAACTCCATCTACTATCTCTGGAGCAATTTTTAATTTATAATTTTCTTCAAAGAAATCATAATCAAAGTTTTTTATTTTTTTCTCTTTGATTTGTAGTATTTCGTCATAGAATTCATTAAGACCTCTTGAATATTTTTTCCCTATCTCAGGTAGATAGATATATTTTTTTTCAGATTCCTCAACTATATCTTTTATTATGGCTTCTCTTTTTAGTACATCTTTATATTTTACATCTCTTGGAGCGTAAATATTTTCTTTTATTATATCCTTATCGATATATTTATTTCTTTGAAAAATATTTCCAAGTTGGCTACTTAAAGATATTATCATTAGAAATACTAAAAAATATACCATTCTATCTTTTAATTGATAGGTATCAGAATACACTTGAACATCGTCTCTATTCTCCCGTTCTACTCTGAATAAAAAACGAAATCCTAAAAAATTAAACTTTTTCATCTCTTCCTCCATCACCTCTAAGGATATCTTCAACATCTATCCTAGAGATATTCTTTGTTGGGATACTTTCTAAAAAATATTTCCCATAAGACTTTGTTATCACTCTGTTGTCCAATATAGTTATTATTCCCTTATCCTCTTTACTTCTTATAAGTCTTCCTATTCCTTGTTTAAATTTTATAACAGACTCAGGGATTTGGTATTCTAAGAATGAATTTTTTCCCTCTTGTTCAAAAGTTTCTATTATAGCTTCTGTTACTGGATCACTTGGAACTTTAAAAGGTAGTTTTACAATTATTACTGAACTAAGTTGTTCACCTTTTACATCTACTCCCTCCCAAAAAGAATCTGTTCCAAATAGAACAGGAGCTTTACTTCTTTTAAATATATCTACCATCTTTGTTCTTGGATACATTCCTTGAATAAATAAACTTATTCCACTTTCTTCAAGCTCATCTTTCATAGAATAATATACATAGTTAAGCATTTTGTAAGAAGTGAACAAAACAAATGTTCTTCCTTGAGTTTTTTCTACAAAGATTTTTATTATCTCTTGAATATAATCCATAAACTCTGGTGAATTGGGATTTGGCAATCCTTTTGGAATATATACTTTCATCTGTCTATCGTAATCAAATGGTGACTTTATTATTTTATCATAAGTTTCCTCTAAAAGTCCTATTGATTTTTTGAAATAATCAAAATTATTTCCAACAGAAAGTGTTGCTGATGTAAATATTATTTGTTTTAAATTATCATAAAGATTTTCTGAAAGCTCTCCGTCTACTTTTAAAGGAGTGGCTACAAGTTTAGCATTATTTTTTCTTTCGTTAACCTCTATCCAATAGATAAAATCCTCATCTTCAAATCTATTGATAAATTGGAAATTTTCATAAAATGATTCCACTCTTTCTAAATATTTCAAAAATTCATTTATTTTACCATTTATATCATCTATCTCTGATATTAAATCTCTTATTTTTTTCACAATTCTAAGATATTCACTAAACTCTAAGATAAAGTTTTCTCTAAAGTCCTCTACCATTTTGAAATAATTTTCAGTTGCCACATCATCTTTTTTTATTCTAATTGAAATATTTCCATTTTGTCCTTTAGAAAATACCTCAATAAGTCTTTCAAAATATTTTATTCCGTGATTGTATAAATCTATATGGCTTTTTATAAATTCTTTGTCTATTATTTCCAAAGCCTCTTGACTTTCACTAATATCACTATTTTTAATTATTGAAATAATTTCTTTTAACTGTCCAACAATTTTTATATTGTCATTTTCTATTTCAAAAAGCTTTATATCTTGTTTTAAATTCTCATCTTTAATCTTAGCCACATTTAATATTTTATTCATAGATTTTGAAAAAGAGTATCTTGAAATCTCATATGAAAAATAATCTCTTGCCACTTTTTCAACATTGTGTGCCTCATCAAAAACAGCCATTGAATATTCTGGTAAAATAGAATAATCATTATTAAAACCTATCTGTTTTTTTATTGCAAGATCTGAGAAAAATATATGATGGTTAGCTATCAAAATATCTGCTCTTTTTTTCTCATCACGAGCTTTAAAGAAAAAACACTCCTCTCTATGAGGACAACCAGAAAAACAAAGATCACTTTCACTTTGAAACATCTCCCAAACTGTATAATCTGGCTCTATATTAAGTTCTGATTTATCTCCTGTTGTAGTTGCTCTTCCCCACTCCAAAATAGTTCTCAAATGATTTTGTTGTTCTTCTGATAATTCTAGTATCTCTTTATTTTTTCCACTTTTTATATTATAAAATTTCCTATTACAAAGATAATTTCCTCTACCTTTTACCAAAGCATATCTAAATTTTTTTTCCATAATTTTTTGCAACATTGGAATATCTTTATTAAGAAGTTGCTCTTGCAAATTTATTGTATTGGTGCTTATTATGACTCTTTTTTCGTTAGTAACAGCCCATTCAATAGCTGGAATAAGATAAGCCAAAGTTTTTCCTGTACCTGTTCCTGCCTCTACAACTATTTTCTTTTCATTATTTATTCCCTCTTCAATATGCCTTGCCATTGAAAGTTGTTCTTCACGAAATTCAAATTCTTTAAAGTTTTGAGATATTATTCCATTTTCCTCAAAATATGGAGTGACCTCTATTTTTTTATTTTTTTCACTATAAGGCTCTATCACCACATAAATATTTGTTACACTATTATTTACAATATAAAATCCACCATTCATTTTATTAGCAAAAACTGTTGCTACTTCAATATCTGCATCTGAGGGATAAATATATCCTGATGGGTGGTTGTGGATTATCACTTCTTCTCTTTTCATTCTTCCAAGAATTGCTGGAACACTATATTTATTTCCACGAGCTACTATCTGAATATTTTCTACAATTCCATCTTCATTAAGACTTCCTCTAAAAAATACCTCGTTACCACCAGCTTCTTCAATCTCTTTTTTTATTTCCTGTTGAATTTCAAAGGTTAATCTTAAATTTATATCCATACTGTTCCTTTCTTTTTTCTACAATCTCCCTATTATATATGATACTCTTTTTTTGAAAAAATAGGAACTTTTTTTTTATTTTTCCTTTGCTTTTTTGAAGTTTTGTGATATAATAATTGAGGTCCATTGTTTTTAATATGTGTGTGTCTCTTTTTAGATCTTACCTGTTAAATTAAAAATAATGTAACTACAAATATTTTATTTTTTTTATAATTTAGGAGGTTTTTTACAAATGGCAAACAATAAATCAGCTAAAAAGAGAGTATTATTAAACGAAAGAAACAGAGTTAGAAA
It encodes:
- the ybeY gene encoding rRNA maturation RNase YbeY; this translates as MKINLDLGMDIEGFENEIVYEDIEKYIIDVLTKEYESDREVYVSVLLTGNEEIQRVNRDFRGKDMPTDVISFAYHDNDEADNGLYDSLGDIIISLERVEEQRKDYGHSFKREFYYVLTHGLLHLMGYDHMEEEEKKVMRAKEEEILKEYGYTRDI
- a CDS encoding HD family phosphohydrolase — encoded protein: MKKFNFLGFRFLFRVERENRDDVQVYSDTYQLKDRMVYFLVFLMIISLSSQLGNIFQRNKYIDKDIIKENIYAPRDVKYKDVLKREAIIKDIVEESEKKYIYLPEIGKKYSRGLNEFYDEILQIKEKKIKNFDYDFFEENYKLKIAPEIVDGVLDLSKREINSQRKDLMDILDKVYSHGIREGETFITTMADKDFKDKELSNIEFKVLDIFTFPNYVYDRERTKFEIKKRVDGIEDQYTTVKAGELVLKKGELLNKEKIQVLNALGIYSFAETVLRFSVTGIYLITVSVIAYNIVTTKFKKELSNKNIYGATFLVFALLFFIFRFFGKDYLYLIPFETGFFLLQILVNSAYAFYFGIIALIYITPMINYDMVYFVITLLTILFATRFLGSVKTRVQFINLGIQLAIVKLIIYFSITFLTFGVSETVLLDSTKIILAGIFSGVLTLAIVPYLERSFNILSSFKLLELGDLSNPLLRDLSVKTPGTFYHSMMVAAVSEAAAEAIGADPIFTRVASYYHDIGKMKRPKFYVENQEGGENPHDKISPFLSALVILAHTKDGFEMAKKYKVPREIRDIMLEHHGTTFLAYFYNKAKSLDENVREDDFRYSGPKPKTKESAIIMLADSIEAAVRSIEHKTYNNIEEMIRKIIFNKLEDGQLKDADLTFKDIETIIKVFTKTIIGIHHVRIKYPGQEKESEENKTDEN
- a CDS encoding helicase C-terminal domain-containing protein, with product MDINLRLTFEIQQEIKKEIEEAGGNEVFFRGSLNEDGIVENIQIVARGNKYSVPAILGRMKREEVIIHNHPSGYIYPSDADIEVATVFANKMNGGFYIVNNSVTNIYVVIEPYSEKNKKIEVTPYFEENGIISQNFKEFEFREEQLSMARHIEEGINNEKKIVVEAGTGTGKTLAYLIPAIEWAVTNEKRVIISTNTINLQEQLLNKDIPMLQKIMEKKFRYALVKGRGNYLCNRKFYNIKSGKNKEILELSEEQQNHLRTILEWGRATTTGDKSELNIEPDYTVWEMFQSESDLCFSGCPHREECFFFKARDEKKRADILIANHHIFFSDLAIKKQIGFNNDYSILPEYSMAVFDEAHNVEKVARDYFSYEISRYSFSKSMNKILNVAKIKDENLKQDIKLFEIENDNIKIVGQLKEIISIIKNSDISESQEALEIIDKEFIKSHIDLYNHGIKYFERLIEVFSKGQNGNISIRIKKDDVATENYFKMVEDFRENFILEFSEYLRIVKKIRDLISEIDDINGKINEFLKYLERVESFYENFQFINRFEDEDFIYWIEVNERKNNAKLVATPLKVDGELSENLYDNLKQIIFTSATLSVGNNFDYFKKSIGLLEETYDKIIKSPFDYDRQMKVYIPKGLPNPNSPEFMDYIQEIIKIFVEKTQGRTFVLFTSYKMLNYVYYSMKDELEESGISLFIQGMYPRTKMVDIFKRSKAPVLFGTDSFWEGVDVKGEQLSSVIIVKLPFKVPSDPVTEAIIETFEQEGKNSFLEYQIPESVIKFKQGIGRLIRSKEDKGIITILDNRVITKSYGKYFLESIPTKNISRIDVEDILRGDGGRDEKV